A portion of the Callithrix jacchus isolate 240 chromosome 13, calJac240_pri, whole genome shotgun sequence genome contains these proteins:
- the NUDT18 gene encoding 8-oxo-dGDP phosphatase NUDT18: MASEGMAGVLAAVLAGQGLRVQSCDSAPAGEPPAPVRLRKNVCYVVLAVFLSEQDEVLLVQEAKRECRGSWYLPAGRMEPGESIVEALQREVKEEAGLHCEPETLLSVEERGPSWVRFVFLARPTGGILKTSKEADAESLQAAWYPRTSLPTPLRAHDILHLVELAAQYRQQARHPLILPQELPCDLVCQRLVATFTSAQTVWVLVGTVGMPHLPVTACGLAPSEQRGGMKMAVLRLLQECLTLHHLVVEIKGLLGLQHLGRDHTDGICLNVLVTVAFRSPGIQDEPPKVRGENFIWWKVTEEGLQSQLLQRLQGSSVVPVNR, from the exons ATGGCTTCCGAGGGTATGGCGGGAGTGCTGGCGGCCGTGCTGGCCGGCCAGGGGCTGCGCGTGCAGAGCTGCGACTCGGCGCCGGCCGGGGAGCCACCGGCACCGGTGCGGCTGCGGAAGAACGTGTGCTACGTGGTGCTGGCGGTGTTCCTCAGCGAGCAG GATGAGGTGCTACTGGTCCAGGAGGCCAAGAGAGAGTGTCGGGGGTCGTGGTACCTGCCCGCGGGGAGAATGGAGCCTGGGGAGTCCATCGTGGAGGCGCTGCAGCGGGAGGTGAAGGAGGAGGCGGGGCTGCACTGTGAGCCTGAGACACTGCTGTCCGTGGAGGAGCGGGGCCCCTCCTGGGTCCGCTTCGTGTTCCTCGCTCGCCCCACAG GTGGAATTCTCAAGACTTCCAAGGAGGCTGATGCAGAGTCCCTGCAGGCTGCCTGGTACCCACGGACCTCCCTGCCCACTCCACTGCGAGCCCATGACATCCTGCACCTGGTTGAGCTCGCTGCCCAGTATCGCCAGCAAGCCAGGCACCCTCTCATTCTGCCCCAAGAGCTGCCCTGTGATCTGGTCTGCCAGCGGCTTGTGGCCACCTTTACCAGTGCGCAGACAGTGTGGGTGTTGGTTGGCACAGTGGGGATGCCTCACTTGCCTGTCACTGCCTGTGGCCTCGCCCCTTCGGAGCAGAGGGGTGGCATGAAGATGGCTGTCCTGCGGCTGCTGCAGGAGTGTCTGACCCTGCACCACTTGGTGGTGGAGATCAAGGGGCTGCTTGGGCTGCAGCACCTGGGCCGAGATCACACTGATGGCATCTGTCTGAATGTGCTGGTGACTGTGGCTTTTCGGAGCCCAGGGATCCAGGATGAACCCCCGAAGGTTCGGGGTGAGAACTTCATTTGGTGGAAGGTGACGGAGGAAGGCCTGCAAAGCCAGCTCCTTCAGCGGCTTCAGGGATCCTCTGTTGTCCCAGTGAACAGATAG